The following coding sequences are from one Diabrotica virgifera virgifera chromosome 2, PGI_DIABVI_V3a window:
- the LOC114324646 gene encoding dynein light chain roadblock-type 2, giving the protein MAQEVEETMKRIQSHKGIVGTIVVNSEGVPIKTTLDNTTTVQYAGLISSLADKARSVVRDLDPSNDLTFLRIRSKKHEIMVAPDKEFILIVVQNPTD; this is encoded by the exons ATG GCTCAAGAAGTAGAAGAGACCATGAAGAGGATCCAATCCCACAAGGGAATTGTTGGAACCATTGTAGTGAACTCAGAAG GAGTTCCAATAAAAACTACTTTGGATAATACAACAACGGTGCAATATGCTGGATTAATAAGTTCTTTAGCAGATAAAGCTAGAAGTGTTGTTAGAGATTTGGATCCATCCAATGACCTTACATTTTTAAGAATTagatcaaagaaacatgaaataATGGTAGCTCCGGATAAGGAGTTTATACTTATAGTTGTGCAGAATCCTACAGATTGA